A single genomic interval of Porphyromonas sp. oral taxon 275 harbors:
- a CDS encoding trigger factor — protein sequence MAVSIKQTSDVAAVITVSVKGADYQAQVEKEIKNYQKKATLPGFRKGHAPLGLIKKQVGESIKVDEINRYVVKELFGYIDEQKLQILGQPLPVVADYDFATQEDFDFAYDVALAPSIDVQLSKEDKLTYYNIAATKEMEDEQIKHMLDNAGTQIDAEEVADNDVVYGRMVELAGGAPKEGGIVAEKALILPRFARNEEQKAKLIGAKLGDVLTLVPYSLYDGQPAELTSLLDIKREDVPALEGVEFSYEINKISRRQPAEMNEAFFVEAFGQESEIRTEEALRQNIRESFGEQFATESDFKFARDLRELLLAKAGDVKYDEALLKRIFLANNKEAKEEDIDRDMPQVLKDITFDRIKGDLLKAHNVKIEDADLEKLALIVAKNQFAMYGMTSVPDDLLASYAKNMLQDERTKENLIDRVADSKLAEIAKSVISVEEKTVTPEEFNALVNGAKA from the coding sequence ATGGCTGTATCGATTAAGCAGACTTCGGACGTAGCTGCCGTCATCACCGTCTCGGTGAAGGGAGCAGACTACCAGGCACAGGTAGAGAAGGAAATCAAGAACTATCAGAAGAAGGCTACGCTGCCTGGCTTCCGTAAGGGGCACGCACCTCTGGGCCTGATCAAGAAGCAGGTCGGCGAATCCATCAAGGTAGATGAGATCAACCGCTACGTGGTCAAGGAGCTCTTCGGCTACATCGACGAGCAGAAGCTCCAGATCCTCGGGCAGCCCCTGCCCGTAGTCGCAGACTATGACTTCGCTACGCAGGAGGACTTCGACTTCGCCTACGACGTGGCTCTGGCACCCAGCATCGACGTCCAGCTGAGCAAGGAGGACAAGCTGACCTACTACAACATCGCCGCTACCAAGGAGATGGAGGACGAGCAGATCAAGCACATGCTCGACAACGCTGGCACACAGATCGACGCCGAGGAGGTCGCTGACAACGATGTCGTCTACGGCCGTATGGTCGAGCTCGCAGGCGGTGCGCCCAAGGAAGGCGGTATCGTCGCAGAGAAGGCCCTCATCCTCCCCCGCTTCGCACGCAACGAAGAGCAGAAGGCTAAGCTCATCGGCGCTAAGCTCGGTGACGTCCTGACGCTCGTCCCCTACAGCCTCTATGATGGCCAGCCCGCAGAGCTCACCTCGCTGCTCGACATCAAGCGTGAGGACGTGCCCGCACTCGAGGGCGTCGAATTCAGCTACGAGATCAACAAGATCTCCCGCCGTCAGCCCGCTGAGATGAACGAAGCCTTCTTCGTCGAGGCCTTCGGTCAGGAGAGCGAGATCCGCACGGAGGAGGCACTGCGCCAGAACATCCGTGAGAGCTTCGGCGAGCAGTTCGCTACCGAGAGCGACTTCAAGTTCGCCCGCGACCTGCGTGAGCTGCTGCTGGCCAAGGCTGGTGACGTCAAGTACGACGAGGCCCTGCTGAAGCGCATCTTCCTGGCCAACAATAAGGAGGCTAAGGAAGAGGACATCGACCGCGACATGCCCCAGGTGCTGAAGGACATCACCTTCGACCGCATCAAGGGTGACCTACTGAAGGCGCACAACGTCAAGATCGAGGATGCCGACCTCGAGAAGCTGGCTCTGATCGTGGCCAAGAACCAGTTCGCCATGTACGGTATGACCTCTGTGCCCGATGACCTGCTGGCTAGCTACGCCAAGAACATGCTGCAGGACGAGCGCACGAAGGAGAACCTCATCGACCGCGTCGCCGACTCCAAGCTCGCTGAGATCGCCAAGTCCGTGATCAGCGTCGAGGAGAAGACGGTAACTCCCGAGGAGTTCAATGCTCTGGTGAACGGAGCCAAGGCCTAA
- a CDS encoding ABC-F family ATP-binding cassette domain-containing protein, which translates to MITVSDLSVQFGKRILFQDVNLKFTPGNCYGIIGANGAGKSTLLRTISGALDPTRGSVTLGPGERLSVLSQDHYAFDEYTVMDTVLMGHSVLWAIMEEKNALYAKPDFNDEDGNRVAELEDKFAEMEGWNAESDAAMLLSGLGIKEDLHYKLMKELSGKEKVRVLLARALYGKPDNLLLDEPTNDLDLETVAWLEHYLSEYEQTVLVVSHDRHFLDSVCTHTVDIDFGRVQQFAGNYSFWYESSQLALRQQQQQNKKAEEKRKELEEFIRRFSANVAKSKQTTSRKKMLEKLNVEEIKASSRRYPGIIFTPDREPGNKILEVKGLTAYADDGTLLFRDLNFNVEKDDKIVFISRDPRAMTALFQIINDEEKASEGSYEWGQTITMAYLPLDNSAFFDTDMNLVEWLSQFAADTNEVYLKGFLGRMLFSGEEILKSASVLSGGEKMRCMISRMMLKNANTLVLDSPTNHLDLESIQAFNNTLKAFKGNVLFTSHDHEFIQTVANRIIELTPGGIIDKIMDYDDYITDPTVAELKAKYYGN; encoded by the coding sequence ATGATCACAGTCAGCGATCTCTCTGTGCAGTTCGGGAAGCGCATCCTCTTCCAGGACGTCAACCTCAAGTTCACCCCCGGCAACTGCTACGGCATCATCGGGGCTAACGGTGCCGGTAAGTCTACCCTACTACGCACCATCAGCGGCGCCCTCGATCCTACGCGTGGGAGCGTCACCCTCGGCCCTGGCGAGCGCCTCTCGGTACTGAGCCAGGACCACTATGCCTTCGACGAGTACACCGTCATGGATACGGTGCTGATGGGGCACAGCGTCCTCTGGGCCATCATGGAGGAGAAGAACGCCCTCTATGCCAAGCCTGACTTCAACGACGAGGACGGCAACCGCGTGGCCGAGCTCGAGGACAAGTTCGCCGAGATGGAGGGCTGGAATGCCGAGAGCGATGCCGCCATGCTCCTGAGCGGCCTCGGCATCAAGGAGGACCTCCACTACAAGCTGATGAAGGAGCTCAGCGGTAAGGAGAAGGTACGCGTGCTGCTGGCACGTGCCCTCTACGGCAAGCCCGACAACCTCCTGCTCGACGAGCCGACCAATGACCTCGACCTCGAGACCGTGGCTTGGCTGGAGCACTACCTCTCAGAGTACGAGCAGACGGTGCTCGTGGTCAGCCACGACCGTCACTTCCTCGACTCGGTCTGCACGCACACGGTGGATATCGACTTCGGCCGCGTACAGCAGTTCGCTGGTAACTATAGCTTCTGGTACGAATCCAGCCAGCTCGCCCTGCGCCAGCAGCAGCAGCAGAACAAGAAGGCAGAGGAGAAGCGCAAGGAGCTGGAGGAATTCATCCGTCGCTTCAGCGCCAATGTGGCCAAGAGCAAGCAGACCACCAGCCGCAAGAAGATGCTGGAGAAGCTGAACGTCGAGGAGATCAAGGCCAGCAGCCGCCGCTACCCAGGGATCATCTTCACCCCCGACCGTGAGCCAGGCAACAAGATCCTTGAGGTCAAGGGTCTGACGGCCTACGCCGACGACGGCACGCTCCTCTTCCGCGACCTCAACTTCAACGTAGAGAAGGACGACAAGATCGTCTTCATCAGTCGAGACCCACGTGCTATGACGGCGCTCTTCCAGATCATCAACGACGAGGAGAAGGCCAGCGAAGGCAGCTACGAGTGGGGGCAGACGATCACGATGGCCTACCTACCGCTGGACAACTCTGCCTTCTTCGACACGGACATGAACCTTGTGGAGTGGCTCTCGCAGTTTGCCGCCGACACCAATGAGGTTTACCTCAAGGGCTTCCTCGGGCGTATGCTCTTCTCTGGCGAAGAGATCCTCAAGAGCGCCTCTGTCCTCTCTGGGGGCGAGAAGATGCGCTGCATGATCTCGCGTATGATGCTCAAGAACGCCAATACGCTCGTCCTTGACAGCCCTACCAACCACCTCGACCTCGAGTCCATCCAGGCCTTCAACAACACGCTCAAGGCCTTCAAGGGCAATGTCCTCTTCACCAGCCATGACCATGAGTTCATCCAGACGGTCGCCAATCGTATCATCGAGCTGACGCCCGGCGGGATCATCGACAAGATCATGGACTACGACGACTACATCACCGACCCCACGGTCGCTGAGCTCAAGGCCAAGTACTACGGCAACTAA
- a CDS encoding GNAT family N-acetyltransferase: MSSVRLRPLVPEDAPTLAALCNNRRIWDNLRDFIPSPYSLEDAEAFIALCQADCPQLNFAIEAEGQLVGVVGLVPGVDIHRCSAELGYWIGEPYWGRGYASEAARLMTAYGFEQLGLVRIFAGVFDYNKASQRVLEKAGYRLCCVLERAVIKNGRILDEWHYAQLAPEPSAQGECG, from the coding sequence ATGAGCTCCGTACGCCTCCGTCCCCTCGTGCCCGAGGATGCTCCTACCCTCGCGGCGCTGTGCAATAATCGCCGCATCTGGGATAACCTTCGCGACTTCATCCCCTCTCCCTATAGCCTCGAGGATGCCGAGGCCTTCATCGCCCTCTGCCAAGCCGACTGCCCGCAGCTGAACTTCGCCATTGAGGCTGAGGGGCAGCTGGTCGGTGTCGTCGGCCTCGTCCCAGGGGTAGACATCCACCGCTGCTCGGCCGAGCTGGGCTACTGGATCGGTGAGCCCTACTGGGGACGCGGCTATGCGAGCGAGGCGGCACGGCTGATGACGGCCTACGGCTTCGAGCAGCTTGGGCTGGTACGCATCTTCGCGGGAGTCTTCGACTACAACAAAGCCTCGCAGCGCGTCCTCGAGAAGGCCGGCTATCGCCTCTGCTGCGTCCTGGAGCGTGCTGTGATCAAGAACGGCCGCATCCTAGATGAATGGCACTACGCCCAGCTTGCGCCCGAGCCCTCGGCACAAGGGGAGTGCGGCTAG